From a region of the Halorubrum sp. BV1 genome:
- a CDS encoding redoxin domain-containing protein has protein sequence MTDVGDDAPNFDASIVDGGIEPFELADRIGDEPVVLAFFPAAFSNTCTDEMEAFRDEFDRDGCTLLGVSTDLPHALEAYRVQYDLPFALVGDPDHRAIEAYDAIEEFERYGVDTVARRAIFVIDTDGVVTYRWLAEHSGQEPDYDVVAEAVEAAS, from the coding sequence ATGACAGACGTCGGTGATGACGCGCCGAATTTCGACGCGTCGATCGTAGACGGCGGCATCGAACCGTTCGAGTTGGCCGATCGCATCGGTGACGAACCGGTCGTCTTAGCCTTCTTCCCGGCAGCCTTCTCGAACACCTGTACCGACGAGATGGAGGCGTTCCGCGACGAGTTCGACCGCGACGGCTGCACACTCCTCGGGGTGAGTACGGACCTCCCGCACGCGCTCGAAGCCTACCGGGTGCAGTACGACCTGCCGTTCGCGCTCGTCGGCGATCCCGATCATCGCGCCATCGAGGCGTACGACGCGATAGAAGAATTCGAGCGCTACGGCGTCGACACGGTCGCACGGCGAGCCATCTTCGTGATCGACACGGACGGCGTCGTGACCTACCGCTGGCTCGCCGAGCACTCGGGACAAGAACCCGACTACGACGTGGTCGCGGAGGCAGTCGAAGCGGCGTCGTAG
- the gyrA gene encoding DNA gyrase subunit A, with the protein MSSDTPDVDPTDVRAAQVTNARIEDEMEQSYIDYAMSVIAGRALPDVRDGLKPVHRRILFAMHEAGVTSNSAHRKSSSVVGETMGDYHPHGDSAIYDTLARMAQDFSMRYPLVDGQGNFGSVDGDPPAAMRYTEARMSPIAEELLADIERDTVEFTANYDDRLEEPEVLPSAFPNLLVNGSSGIAVGMSTNIPPHNLGEVIDATVALIEDPDCTVEDLMEHVKGPDFPTGANIVGRNAVHEAYKTGRGRVRVRAEFEVDEEEGRIVISELPFQQNKSRLVERIAEDVNEGAIEGIRDLRDESDRDGIRVVVDLKRDAMAEVVKNQLLESHLERTFGVINLALVDGSPQVLDLKETLGHYVEHRRDVIRRRSEHELAEREDRAHILEGRLKALDNVDSVVETIQDSADRDAAKAALETDYEFSEAQAEHIVRMQLGSLTSMETQEIESEYEDVVDRIERLEAILADPDELDQVIVDELAAIKDEYDDERRTSFIEDVGDVTHEDLIPEEECVVVMSEDDYIKRMSLDTFRAQNRGGKGIIGTGLKEGDRVSSVFAANSHDYLLVFTNRGQIYELKTYEIPEMSRTARGKSAVNLLDLDDGEEIEAVVNTDDLDDDEFLTMVTRDGYIKRTAVDEFGNIRSTGIRAIRLEDGDELVDVEVTDGDRDIVIGSRHGMAIRFDEADARAMGRTARGVIGIDLREDDAVAGVAAIDEDQHNWVLTVTENGYGKRSDLDEYRLQSRNGKGLIDIKTGDRNGEVVAIEAVTYGDHLLAMSGDGQIMRTRVEEISTVSRNTKGVIVMNLDPDDEVASVDIVSEAAYADEVDGSVDDE; encoded by the coding sequence ATGAGCTCTGACACCCCCGACGTCGATCCCACGGACGTGCGTGCCGCACAGGTAACGAACGCGCGCATCGAAGACGAGATGGAGCAGTCGTATATTGACTACGCGATGTCGGTCATCGCGGGCCGCGCGCTCCCGGACGTCCGGGACGGGCTCAAGCCCGTTCACCGCCGCATTCTGTTCGCGATGCACGAGGCGGGCGTGACGAGCAACTCCGCACACCGCAAGTCCTCCTCCGTCGTCGGCGAGACGATGGGTGATTACCATCCGCACGGCGACAGCGCCATCTACGACACGCTCGCGCGGATGGCACAGGACTTCTCGATGCGGTACCCCCTGGTGGACGGACAGGGTAACTTCGGCTCCGTCGACGGCGACCCGCCGGCTGCGATGCGCTACACGGAGGCGCGAATGTCGCCGATCGCGGAGGAGCTTCTGGCGGACATCGAGCGCGACACGGTCGAGTTCACCGCCAACTACGACGACCGCTTGGAGGAGCCGGAGGTGCTGCCGTCGGCGTTCCCGAACCTGCTCGTCAACGGCTCTTCGGGGATCGCGGTGGGGATGTCGACGAACATCCCGCCGCACAACCTCGGCGAGGTGATAGACGCCACGGTTGCGCTCATCGAAGATCCCGACTGCACCGTCGAGGACCTGATGGAACACGTCAAAGGACCGGACTTCCCGACCGGCGCGAATATCGTCGGCCGGAACGCGGTCCACGAGGCGTACAAGACGGGTCGCGGTCGCGTCCGCGTCCGCGCCGAGTTCGAGGTCGACGAGGAAGAAGGCCGGATCGTCATCTCGGAGCTTCCCTTCCAGCAGAACAAATCGCGTCTCGTGGAGCGGATCGCCGAGGACGTAAACGAGGGCGCGATAGAGGGGATCCGCGACCTCCGCGACGAGTCCGACCGCGACGGGATCCGCGTCGTCGTCGACCTCAAGCGCGACGCGATGGCCGAGGTCGTCAAGAATCAGCTCCTGGAGAGTCACCTCGAACGCACCTTCGGCGTCATCAACCTCGCCTTAGTCGACGGCTCACCGCAGGTCTTAGACCTGAAAGAGACGCTCGGACACTACGTCGAGCACCGCCGCGACGTGATCCGGCGGCGCTCGGAACACGAGCTCGCGGAGCGCGAGGACCGCGCGCACATCCTCGAAGGGCGGCTGAAAGCCCTCGACAACGTCGACAGCGTGGTCGAGACGATCCAGGACTCCGCCGACCGCGACGCCGCGAAGGCGGCGCTTGAGACCGATTACGAGTTCAGCGAGGCGCAGGCCGAACACATCGTTCGGATGCAGCTCGGGTCGCTCACGTCGATGGAGACCCAGGAGATCGAATCGGAGTACGAGGACGTCGTCGACCGGATCGAACGACTGGAGGCGATCCTCGCCGATCCCGATGAACTCGATCAGGTGATCGTCGACGAGCTAGCGGCTATCAAAGACGAGTACGACGACGAGCGTCGCACGAGCTTCATCGAGGACGTCGGCGACGTGACCCACGAGGACCTGATCCCCGAAGAGGAGTGCGTCGTCGTGATGAGCGAGGACGACTACATCAAGCGGATGTCACTCGACACCTTCCGCGCGCAAAACCGCGGCGGGAAAGGGATCATCGGCACTGGGCTGAAGGAGGGCGACCGCGTCTCCTCCGTGTTCGCCGCCAACTCTCACGACTACCTCCTCGTCTTCACCAACCGCGGACAGATCTACGAGCTGAAGACGTACGAGATCCCGGAGATGTCGCGGACCGCCCGCGGGAAGTCGGCAGTGAACCTCCTCGATCTCGACGACGGCGAGGAGATCGAGGCAGTGGTGAACACGGACGATCTCGACGACGACGAGTTCCTCACGATGGTCACCCGCGACGGGTACATCAAGCGGACCGCCGTCGACGAGTTCGGGAACATCCGCTCGACAGGGATCCGCGCGATTCGACTGGAAGACGGCGACGAACTCGTCGACGTTGAGGTGACCGACGGCGATCGAGACATCGTCATCGGAAGCCGACACGGGATGGCGATCCGGTTCGACGAGGCCGACGCTCGCGCGATGGGCCGCACCGCTCGGGGGGTGATTGGGATCGATCTCCGCGAGGACGACGCCGTCGCCGGCGTCGCCGCGATCGACGAGGACCAGCACAACTGGGTGCTCACCGTGACGGAAAACGGCTACGGGAAGCGCTCGGACCTCGATGAGTATCGCTTGCAGTCCCGCAACGGAAAGGGGCTGATCGACATCAAAACCGGCGACCGAAACGGCGAGGTCGTCGCCATCGAGGCGGTCACCTACGGCGACCACCTGCTCGCGATGAGCGGCGACGGTCAGATCATGCGGACCCGCGTCGAAGAGATCTCGACGGTGAGTCGCAACACGAAAGGCGTCATCGTGATGAACCTCGATCCGGACGACGAGGTCGCGTCCGTGGATATCGTCTCCGAAGCGGCGTACGCGGACGAGGTCGACGGGAGCGTGGACGACGAGTAG